The sequence AACGTAGAATGCGCCGCAGAGGCACCCGAGCGGCCACGCCAGCGCGTAACTGCCCGGGATTTGTGAGGATCGTGACTAGCCAGGAACAAGAAGACGCCGAACTCCTGGCTCGCTTGGGCAGCGTCGTCGGGGGCAAGTGGCACCTGGACCGACTGCTTGGCTCGGGCGGGATGGCCGCAGTCTACGAGGCCCACTCCGCCGACGGGCAACGGGTGGCAGTGAAGGTGTTGCACCCGGAGATGGCCCGCAAGCGCGATGTGCGTGAACGGTTCGTGCGCGAGGCCTACGTCGCCAACCGTGTCGGGCACCAGGGCGCCGTGGCGGTGATGGAGCACAACGCCGGGGAGCAAGAAGCCTACCTCGTGATGGAGCTGCTCGAAGGCGAGCCCCTGGCGGCGCGAGTGAAGCGTCAAGGGATGGGCGAAGCCGAGCTCTTGGGGGTGTTGGATCAAGTGCTGGACGTTCTCGCGGTGGCCCACGAACAAGGCATCGTCCACCGCGACATCAAGCCCGACAATCTATTCTTGTGCATGGACGGGCGCGTGGAAGTGCTGGACTTCGGTTTGGCCCGCATGATCGACGAGATCCCCGGCACCTTCAAGACGCGCACGGGCCTTGCCCTGGGCACCCTTCCCTACATGCCGCCGGAGCAAGCGCTCGGGCGACGCGCAGAGTTGGACGGGCGTGCGGACTTGTTCTCCTTGGGTGCGTCTGCGTTTCGCATTCTCACTGGACGACGCGTGCACGAAGCGGAGAGCGAAGCCGAGCTCTTGATGGCGATGGCGACTCAACCAGCGCCTGCGGTCGCCAGCGTCGCGCCAAGGGTCAGTCCCTACGTGGCAGCGATCCTCGACTTGGCCCTCGCCTTCTCCCGAGACGCCCGCTATCCCGACGCCCGCACGATGCAGGCCGACGTGCGGGCCGTCCGTTCAGGCCAGGTGCCACCCTTCGCGGTCGGCCAGGGCGTGCAGACTTCTCGAGATGCCCCCACCCGAATCGACATGGTGGCGCCGGTTCCCTCCGCGCACATGCCCGTCCCGGCTGCTGCGGCCCACATGCCCACACCGGCTCTCTCGGCCCACGTACCTGCGCCCATGCCGGGCGCGAGCCCGGCTGCCGCGCTTGGCCCACATCCGGGCATGACCGTTCCCGGATCGCCGGCTGCCTTCGCAGCCGCCACCTACCCAGGCGTGGAAGCCGCGCCGCTCTCAGCGGGCCCGCAGTCCTTGTCGCAAACCTGGCAAAGCGGAGGCACGCCCGCAATGGCAGGCGTCCAGACCTACGACTCCACACCGCCCCCATCCGGCTACTACGGAGACGCGCCGGCCTCTCTCGGCCCGCAGTCCCTGCAACATCCGCCGGTTGCCATCACCGCGTCGTACCCGCCTCCCAAACGCAGGACGGGTGTGCTGGTGTTCTTCGCGCTGTCGCTGGTCGGTGTGCTGCTCCTGGCGGGCATTGGCGCCGCG is a genomic window of Polyangiaceae bacterium containing:
- a CDS encoding protein kinase; this translates as MTSQEQEDAELLARLGSVVGGKWHLDRLLGSGGMAAVYEAHSADGQRVAVKVLHPEMARKRDVRERFVREAYVANRVGHQGAVAVMEHNAGEQEAYLVMELLEGEPLAARVKRQGMGEAELLGVLDQVLDVLAVAHEQGIVHRDIKPDNLFLCMDGRVEVLDFGLARMIDEIPGTFKTRTGLALGTLPYMPPEQALGRRAELDGRADLFSLGASAFRILTGRRVHEAESEAELLMAMATQPAPAVASVAPRVSPYVAAILDLALAFSRDARYPDARTMQADVRAVRSGQVPPFAVGQGVQTSRDAPTRIDMVAPVPSAHMPVPAAAAHMPTPALSAHVPAPMPGASPAAALGPHPGMTVPGSPAAFAAATYPGVEAAPLSAGPQSLSQTWQSGGTPAMAGVQTYDSTPPPSGYYGDAPASLGPQSLQHPPVAITASYPPPKRRTGVLVFFALSLVGVLLLAGIGAAFAMYRYSSGDDELSDDARATAGRAPVNATPAPSAASGEFEPGGGSTAGEANATTSAKTATPSRSTTAAAPATEPTPEKKNAAPESPSPSPQTTPAPAAAPTTPAPAPAPAPAAAAASAAKPSPAPTVFMTAPSTQPQGSQNKGNGNGNGNGNGNGKGDEHGKGKGKDKH